CATTCTCCACTTTGAATTAGTAGGTGTTTACTCTGCACAAACACCTGCTATAGCAAGAGTTACATCTTTACCATATTCTTATATGTTCAATCTATATTAATAAGAAGACAATGAATAAGATAATGAATATAAAAATAAAGGGAACATGATGAACTTGGAAATTCATACCACAAACTGTTCATAATTTACTAACATTGACAGAAATTCATAATAACAACTATCATAGTACATCACCAATTCATAACACCAACTGTCATAACATTCACATAATGGACTTCATAGAACTCCATACCACCAAGCACAAAAATAAATGTATTGTCATAGCAGTAATTACATCCACCAGCAAATTAGCAATTGTATTGTCATAGCAGTAATTACAAGCCTTCTAAAGTTAAAACTCACAAAAACTTTCACCACTTAACTGACTTTCTACCTTTAGTTCAAGTCACATTAGTTTTGTGACTTGCTATTACCCTTTCTTGTCTTTATCTTGGCCATCTTTTCAAGTTGATTTCCTGTTATAGCTTTCTTACCATTACATGTGAGATTCTTAACTGAGTATGGTAGGTTTGAGGGCATACTCACACCAGATGAGTCGCCGACAAAGTTGATGGTCCTTGTTATATGTGGCATAGTTCTTTGTTGTCTCATAAGCAGTCTTGTCCTTTCTTCTGAGAAACTCCTTAGCCTAATATCTGGGGCAGAATATGAATCAAAATCAGGAAATTCAAAATCTGGAAGGACACTGTTGTTGGAAAGTTTTCTTTGCATTGAAGGAGTTGGCATAAACTGAAAGTTTGTGTCTTGAACTGGATGACTTGACTGAGCTGTGCTAAAAGTTGTATTTCCTCCTCAGCGGGTATATTTGCAGCAAATGGTGACATGTGATGTTCGTCATTATTGTCTTCATCTTTTAAACATCTTTGTCTCTTTGCTTTCTTACCCTTTTTCTTACTCGCCATTGGTCGTTTTTCCTTAAAATGCTATTTAACAAAAGAAACATAATAGACATAGTTAGAGTAAATCAGTAAAAAAAAGAATAGACATAGTTGAAAATAAAGAATGTTACCCTTGCACAACCCTAGCATTGTGTCCAGGTTGACCATATATAGAACACTTCATTATCCTCCCCTTCCTGGACTGTATCCATTCACCTTGTCTGTTGACTGCTTCATTTTTTTCACTTGTTCTTTTGCCTTTAAGCTTGCCATCCATCTTCACAAATTCTGGTGGATCCATTGCATGAGATGCTTCTACCTTCCAAAAATTTTCTCCCCTTACTTGTTGTAGCTTATGTGAATAGGCTAGGAGATAGGCCTCTTTGGTGTACCACCAGTGTATTTCAGTGAGGGAATTTATTTTGTTGTGTTGTATTGCTTTGATTGCATGAGGACATGGGATTCCATTAAGGTCCCATATCCTACATGTGCATCTCTTTACCACCATATTCATTGTGTGTCTTTCACCATCTTCACTCACTTCATACCCGTCCTGACCATTGGAATGAACATGACACCTGTGTGCAATCTTCAAGTATTGGATATACAATTGCATGGTTTGGGATTGAAGTCATTACTCCATGTCATTACAACATATTCATGTTCCCTTAGCATGTTCATAACCTTTACTCTAATATCCTCAAGTATCTTGATAATTTGCTTGAATCTTGCTTCCTTTATCCATGAATTGAAAGACTCGATTAGGTTGTTATCAACTGAGTAGTTCTTACAAACAGTGTCAAAGTATGCTCTTCTCCAACTCTGGGGTGGGTACCTCATCAAATCTTCAACAGCATCCTTACCATCTTCATCCAATTGTCCTATATTCCTTAATTTGTCTTTAAAATCTTCTTCATATGTGCTCCATGCAGCCCACCAGAGGTACTTCTTATACTCCCCATATCATCATTATTTGCACCAGTTTGCCTTTATGTGTCTTACACAATATCTGTGGTATGCCTCAAGAAGAACCAACTTGATTGAATCAATCAAACCCTGAAAATGAGACAATAAAAAAGAGATGCATCAGTAAATACATAAATATATTACAAACAAAATTAGGTAAAACTGTTAGGTTCATACATTCTGCATATCTGATATAAATGTGATACCTTCTCTCATTTTGAGGTCCAACGAATGTTGTAGCAGTCTTAAGAACTAACTCCATGTAACTTAGGTTTATTTATCAACAACAACCCAAGCTAGGGGATAAAAGTGCCTCATGGAGTCTTGAGCAACAACTACTAACAGTTGACCctcgcatttccctttcaaaaagGTTCCATCCAAGCCAATAAATGGTCTCAACCCACTCTTAAAACCCGTTTTCAATGCATGAAAACATATATacattcttaaaaaaaaaaattccttcacTAAGTGCGTCCTTTGATATGTTAATCACCACATCAGTTCCTGGATTACTATACCTTAATTCATTAGCATAAGCCTCAAGCTTGTTATAATCATCTGCAAAACTACCCTCCATTTTCTCCAGAATCATTCTGTTGGCTCTCTTACATTTTGAATGACTAACATTGATGTTAAATACAGCTTTTATACTTACCATTGTCtccttaattttaattttaggatTATCTTGCAACCTTCTCTTAAAGTAAGCAGCAATAGTTTTACATCTACTATGTGGTTATCATATGCAATATTACACTTGTGTTCTTCCCTTAAAGTCTTGAATTTAACACCAGGACCTTTAGAGTCTTTAGAAATATGACAAACAAAAGGGCATTTTTTATCCAAACATATGTACATAAGCTTTTGGGTGCAACTCTTAAGTTGTTTTAACCCATAACCATTAGCAAGGGAATACATGTTGATGAATTTTCTAGCTTCTGGAATGTCTTTGAATGTCATGGACTTGTGTAACTCCTTATAATCAGCCAACTTATCAGATATCTTCCTCTCTTTTTGTGTATGAAGTCCTTCTAATGAATCAAAATCACTATCTGAACAATCAGAAGAATCAAAAGAATGAGAGACATGTTCTTCATTGTCATCTGAACTATAGTCAGTAGCAGCCACacttgtgcaccacacttataagcaggaggctacagggcattaaggattgtcattctttcttcttactctagatcgtgtggtagggCTCAATTGTAGgaactcaattttctaaactctatcttattcataatacgacgatgcctacatctagaaagacggttggtaagagattgcatgtggctgtgaaagagttgagtcagatggactcgattttgcatgatccttatgatgagtaaatgtaaggttttcagtagatcatgtgtgtactaagatgtgtaagccttttgataaggatccttaaggcaggaatatctatccacacctatggtgaaaggcaataagagattcagaagatagatacaagttttaacaagtaaaataagcaagatgaagaagggtacgaggcacccaaatggcgcactctagaatattacagttagatgtgaatactagcatgatcaaaaaaAATCAGAAGATGGTCTCAACCCACTCTTAAACCCCATTTTCAATGCATGAAAACATATATACATTcttaaaaatcttctttttccttCACCAAGTGCGTCCTTTGATATGTTAATCACCACATCAGTTCCTGGATTACTATACCTTAATTCATTAACATAAGCCTCAAGCTTGTTATAATCATCTGCAAAACTACCCTCCATTTTCTCCAGAATCATTCTATTGGCTCTCTTACATTTTGAATGACTAACATTGATGTTAAATGCAGCTTTTACACTTACCATCATCtccttaattttaattttaggatTATCTTGCAACCCTCTCTTAAAGTAAGCAGCTATAGTTTTGCATCTACCATGTGGTTATCATATGTAATATTACACTTGTGTTCTTCCCTTAAAGTCTTGAATTTAACACCAGGACCTTTAGAGTCTTTAGAAATATGACAAACAAAAGGGCATTCTTTATCTAAACATATGTACATAAGCTTTTGGGGGCAACTCTTAAGTTGTTTTAACCCATAACCGTTAGCAAGGGAATACATGTTGATGAATTTTCTAGCTTCTGGAATGTCTTTGAATGTCATGGACTTGTGTAACTCCTTACAATCAGCCAACTTATCAGATATCTTCCTCTTTTTTTATATATGAAGTCTTTCTAATGAATCAGAATCACTATTTGAACAATCAGAAGAATCTGAAGAATGAGAGACATGTTCTTCATTGTCATCTCAACTATAGTTAGTAGCAGCCTCAAGTTCTGATGTGTATGACTCAATATGTTGGACTATATTATGAACATTAATACTTAAATCACACTCATCTACAACAAAGAGGTCAATAACATTAAATTGATCACTGACCAAAGACAGTAGACTCCTAACACCTTGATCACTCTCTATTTCATAATATCTATCATAAGGCTCATTTACAATTACTTATTAAACTCCAATAAACCCCAACTTAGAAGTAAATTCATTTATTAAATAGTTGTAAGACAGTAGGTCAGAGTCATAACCTTTAACAGTATGCACAAGCTTCCTTGAGTATAACACTTATGGACTGTATATCCAATCACCACCATAATGAAAGATCAGATCTAATAAGACCATTGTATATAAGCTGCAGAATAAGCAAGGGAAAaagatgtaacgatccgaccggtcgttttgagagtatgaaccctgatcccctatttattgctccctttattttattttgtggttaCTTGACTTGCCAGAGTGCTTGGTGTCAGGTTCGGaagagtttcggagtgaaatgggacacatagtccataAATTAAAAGTCTAAGTCGTatgagttgaccgtagtttgacgtTTATGAAGACGGCTCCGTAATGGAATTTTGTCAGTTCCAAGAGCTCCGTAcagtgattttggtcttaggagtgcacccggatgttgatttggaggtccgtaggtcatttcgacgTTAATTGACGGAAgttggaaaatggaagatttttggaaagtttgatcgggagtggactttttaatatcggggtcggatttcgattctagAAGTTagataggtccgtaatatcaaatgtgaattgtgtgcaaaatttgaggtcaatcggacttgatttgatagggttcggtatcgaatgtagaagttaggaGTTTAAAAGTTCTTTAGCCTTGTATCGATGcacaattcatggttttagtgttgtttgatgtgatttgaaggctcgactaagttcgtatgatattttaggacttgttggtataattggttgaggtcccgagggcctcgggtgtgattcggaccaTGTTCGACGTATTTCAGAACTTTATGATTGCTGAAATCTGGTGCttttggtttccttctacgcgttcgcgtagagtcttCAAAGATGGCTGGAAATTTACCCTTCGCGTCCGCAAAGATAGACACGCATTGGCTTTCGCGTTAGCGAGTGAGGCTCCACGTTCACGGGGCCTGGGATCACtcgtcatcgcgttcgcgagtagaccctcgcattcgcgtaagaggaatttGGGCAGTAACATTTTTTGTGCTTCGCGGAAGCGAGGCaatttccgcgttcgcgaagaaagattTAATTGGGCAGCAGattaaaattccaaaattgaGGTTTTATGTCATCTttcaccatttggacttgagagcttgGATTTAGGCaatattttgggagattttcagagggattgTTTGGGTAAGAGTGTTACACcacatgttttcgtacgtgaaagtatgccataagtaaattgatggatgTTCGAGAATgatattattttgagattataagcattatgctatttcaaacaagtgatgaataaattcgtgaaggtgagcaaatcgaagaaaatgaattccgtcaaaatttgatattttgggataaaatatggcccgagctaaaatacccggtatttatagactagtaccatacaaggtaccacatggccatgatagtaagatgtataaagtgtattaaaagtgagtagtattttgagataattcttattatgtgggtaattggttaattattggataatgggacattacctagttaattaatgaGTTGTGGGTGATTAATTAAAGAACGTGGTTAAGACAAAACattccccacgtggcagcaaaccAATCAAAAAATTGTGACTCTTAAGTCACTATGTTATGTGGCAAGTCTTAAGAATGTGAGTCATTTCCATTTAATAAAGGAAAGACACATATAACGTGAGTCATATCCATTCTTAAGAAACATAAGTCACAAACCCATTCTTATATGCATTCAAACGTAAATATTTGTATGTTACAAACATAAGTCACATAAGCAAGATAAGAGCTTCAACCAAGACTTCCTTGTATAGAAAGGTTACTGCTAATCACTTAAGGAAAAGTTTCAGCCAAGATTATCTTTTCACAGCAACGTTATTGCTTCGAGTTTTTCATACGACTTATTCCGTATTTTGTCGCAATTAATGTGTGTTAGaggattttcaagagaatcgactcgggcatgttaaggctatccattctttcttttggcataatccaaatgatacaaatgaaacgagcaaaatacgcaactttcataaatgactctattcatagaaatattaggggtgtctatattcttgatttcccatgtgtcttattatcctataatatgttcatgggtctgagaaaatacgtaagttgataaatttattttatgacattaatcaaaggtataatggtcctatgacgttccgagagattttattgacgtacttcatatgcatttcattcatttatacatgtatattgacccatgaccagatggcgttatatacacgtatatatgtatatatatatatgtatatgggatatgggaaaaggttacagtgttatatacgcaccaccacctgatcaactggtatacgttgatgattttgccgacagtagccgatatgatatgatgggatgccctcagaggcttgatgatgttatgaacatatgtacctatgcacgacatgacattcatatgcatatgcatggcactataagtatttcatgatttacagagttacttagacttacatgtcgagtcttttactctatgtttctctcatgtctattatttacttattttcattccttacatactcggtacattatttgtactgatatcCCGTTTGCCCGGGGACGCTGcttttcatgcccgtaggtcccgatagacaggttgagagccatccaagtaggctatcagctcagcagaagatgttgttGCGCtatatttgctccggagttgcttgtttggtcagtatgatttagacgtgtattgtttggtatgtcgggactctgtcccgacctttatgacaattatgtattcttagagacttgcagacagatgtcatgtacgtaaaagattgtatggccttgtcgaccttGTGTGGGGGGGAATTCCACTTAGGATTTGATACTGTTATGGTAATTTGcaatatgtgaaggccgtgtacgcaaggtgatgagtgcgtatTCGGGCTAAaggttgaaaatccggtttttactaagtagtttccttttatttccttaattgagttactttagcatgtgtagtcatcatgtttagcctaatttcataTGTCTgcgtgtcttatctcttatttgcaatttgtacaacatgcttagttgaattacttatTTCCCTgattccgtattcattatttaactgtgtAATTCTTTGCCTGAAATATCATTGTTTCAtttgttatgttttggttttcgtGATTATTATTGAGGTGATTTgtttggttgtggcacgaggtttctgccgtgcggattGTTACTGTGGTACAAGGTTTCTTCCGTGcagattgttattgtggcacaaGATTTCTGTCGtgcggattgttattgtggcacgagg
This DNA window, taken from Nicotiana tabacum cultivar K326 chromosome 15, ASM71507v2, whole genome shotgun sequence, encodes the following:
- the LOC142169813 gene encoding uncharacterized protein LOC142169813, which produces MVSVKAAFNINVSHSKCKRANRMILEKMEGSFADDYNKLEAYVNELRYSNPGTDVVINISKDALDSDFDSLEGLHTQKERKISDKLADYKELHKSMTFKDIPEARKFINMYSLANGYGLKQLKSCTQKLMYICLDKKCPFVCHISKDSKGPGVKFKTLREEHKCNIAYDNHIVDRANRMILEKMEGSFADDYNKLEAYANELRYSNPGTDVGLIDSIKLVLLEAYHRYCYLWWAAWSTYEEDFKDKLRNIGQLDEDGKDAVEDLMRYPPQSWRRAYFDTVCKNYSVDNNLIESFNSWIKEARFKQIIKILEDIRVKVMNMLREHEYVDGYEVSEDGERHTMNMVVKRCTCRIWDLNGIPCPHAIKAIQHNKINSLTEIHWWYTKEAYLLAYSHKLQQVRGENFWKVEASHAMDPPEFVKMDGKLKGKRTSEKNEAVNRQGEWIQSRKGRIMKCSIYGQPGHNARVVQG